The region TTCTTGCTGGAGGGTGGTGGGAGTCGACGcatggagagaggggggggcacCCTGACGAAGcatggaggaggaagaatgaGGTGTGAGGTGAGTTTTGGCATTGTGATGGTAAAGCTCAGTAACCCTCCTCCCTATACTCCCCTCAACATGCTGCGGACTAATTGCTGATGAAAAGCTGatagtttttttctatttatttgttttttttagagtcTCAGGTATTTTTCTACACTTTTACTATAGGAAGACGTGTTTAATGAGTCCCTACAGTCTCAGTGTCAAAATTGCATATTTTTCCagatgtaatttatttatataaaagagATACGGATTTCGTGCAAATAAGATACTAACTTAACAAGCCacttaatttgaatttgaactctctattttgtctgaaatatctgtaaaataCTGTTTCTGCAGCAGTTATACTATGACAAAGAGCTGAAATGGCTCATGTagtgaaatggaaacaaaataaacaaatgggtGCAAATCAAGGGAAGTGTGCTTGAAAAGGATAAAAATGTGGATACACGAGACACAGAACTGAAGTACGGATCATTTTCTCACCAGCTCGCCCGCACAGCCTCGATGTCACTCACTAAGTTTTGGGCCAAACAAATCCCAAAAATCTGTggatgaaaggaaaacaaaagaaaaaaaaaaacgacataaaaataactcaaaatTACGCACTTTCAAAAAGGAAATATGCAATAATGCTTTGGTAGCTGATTTTTCTGGAGCAACATGAAGGTTAAACACGTGAATGGAACTGGCCTGCAGCAGTGCCACTCCTATGAAGATCCCAGCCACCAAGGTGAGGTTGTCCTGGAGCCACTTCTCAAACTGCGGCACACAGCCTTTCACATTGATGTAGTCCTTCTGCTCCGAGTCCTGCATGAACATAACCGCTTATCATCATCTccacagattttaaaaaccaatCCGGCGTTTTATGAAAACTCATTTTCAGTCTTATCTACAgttaaatgaacagaaattaGTTTCGTGTCTGTGCGTCCGGTAAAGAGATAGATCCACCATGTGGTTAGCTgagtttagcacaaagactggaagcagggggacaCTGCCTTCCAACAACTCCAAAGCAGAGAGATTCTTTGTTCTGGACGCACAGTGacaaagtagatttttttttgatttgcatCTTTTCATCTGCATTTGATTATGATTTCAAAAAGAAGCCAATTTCCCAAATTTTCAGTCTGTCGATCTTCCTGGTCGAAAAATCAACGACTTAAATCTTTTGGAAACTTAATCTAGAATGTAAATGTAAGCATTcggtctctgtctgtctttgtgttatGAAAATCATGGCAAAACTACAAACCTCCAATACAATTTATTGAAATAGTATCGTAGTATTTTAAAGAAGATTGAATTTCTCATCAAATCACATGAGGTTCATGTCTTCCCATAGACAACAAATATAGTATTAATCAGTTCtaaaataactataaatatgtaataaaatcaTATCTTTCACAGGAGAAAGTATCCCACCCTTTAATATTAAGGTGACAAATTggtaattgtttttaaatcctGGCCTTCAACTGTCACATTTGACGTAAGCCTCAATAGTGGCAATTAGCAGCTTTAATCCAACTTTGACCTGTCTTCAAAAACTCTGTTAGGAAAATCAATAACAAACACTAtagaaaagaaatatgtaacTTACTGGTTTAGCTCGAATGTCGTATccacactgtgtgtttattacaTCCTCCTAGAGACAGAAAGAGTAAACTTTATCGTATCTAACTCGTTTAAAGGCAGCATTTTGGAGTTAGTTTGCAGCTTTTTGTGTACAACTGAATAAGAACCAGAGTAAGAGgttacagccatgctagcagctctgtgaggctgtacttggtCACAGCGCTACttcgagctaaatgctaaaagcTAAATGCTATTGTTAACATGCTATCAAGCCTAGCGAGAATACtgtttacaatgttcaccattttagttcaAGGTGTTGGCATTTTAatattgctaattagcactaaacacaaagtacagctaaggcTGACAGGAAGTGAATGGCAGGGCTACCAACCTAATTAACTGCACGTTCCAAGATTTTAATCTGAAGTAACAGGGGACCTCTAGGGGCTCGATCAATTTTTTGCCAGCTTTTTGGTCTTTGCTAAAGCAGTTTGATTGAACTCTGAGAGAACTGGATAGGTTACATACTAAATTGTGTTTGGTTTAAATACTGCGCAGGACACAAGCGTTAAATTCACATACGAATATCTGACAAActgcaaaagacaaaaaacagcttCAAATGCAAAAAGGAAACTCATAATTAGCCAGGAATTATGTCCTACCTCAGGTTTTACAATGTTTTCTAATTTTGTCTGAGCCACTGTTCATTTCTGGCCCTGATGCAGAAGTACATGGAGAGCTCtgtaaatgtgtgcatgcatgcagtGTGGGGGGCTCCTACCGCTGGGTCTTTGGTGCAGCAGGAGAAGGGAACTCCACACTTTTCCCGACTGGGATTTCCATCAGTGCAGTTAAAATAGATGTTCAGGTTCCAGTCATCTGCTCCAAACGCACCACAGCACTCCCACTAAGGTCAGGCAGAAAGGAAGAAATTGCTTTCAATTATTAAACCCTTTCACGCTCTTGAATTCAAAATGTCCTCTATTTGTCGACAGAGATGACAAAAGACCATTTGGCAGTTTTAGTGAAGAGTTTTAAGGAATTtaattaagtgtatttttatcGTAATTAGCCTATGAATCCTTGacttatggccaaaaatgtgttttgtgaggtcacagtaaCCTTGACCTTTGACAACCAAAttagttcatccttgagtcaaatttgaagaaaatccCTCAAGACGCTCCTGAAATATCatgttcacgagaatgggacaggcggatggacagacagatggacagacggACGACTCAGTTGTTGCCAGTGCAGAggcataaaaaaatgtaataatatagtTTAGTAAGTATGTACAGGTAATTGTGAATATCTTGGCCATATCAATCCAATGACAGGGTAAGAAATACAATCATTCAGACAATTAGAAAGGCTGTAAACAAACCTGGAAAAAGGGCTAcccaaacttatttggaaggCAAAACGAAGGCAAACAGTTAAACAATTACCTAAACGTGCTGGCTCAACATTCACCTACTGTACTTTCCATGGTTGTTTGCATTCACAGTTTCCCTGTGCGACAAGGGATTATTAGCAACATTACAGGTGCACTCACTTTAAGTTTTATCTCCAGATAAAGTGGTAGCTAATCTTGGCTAGACTGTTAactttgtttacaacctgtctgattgtctcaCCGCTCGTGTCTTCTGGTCTATTTTTAGCAATGTTGCCTTGTTCCTATATCCCAGCAATTACCCTGGTGAGTACAATTCTTTCATAATTGATAGAAATGATGGTCAGTCATAAAAATAATaccaaagttgtaataaaattTTCCTTTATCGACTATCCCAGGGACATTTGGACGCAGAGCTACAAGGCTAAGGAAAGAGAGTTgtgatgatgaaatgttttacacacactaCCAAGCTGGGAATCCTTGCAAACTAAAACTTGCTAACAAATGAACTgcttaaaactgttaaaatcatAAAGTTTCAACTTATAATAGTTGTAAATTTGCAGTTGTATGTGCTGTAGCAGATACTGTTAGAGTACTAAACACTAATGACACGTTTCACTTCTGGAGAAAGAGTGAGTGTTAGCCAATGCTGTCTCAATGAGACAGCATTGGCTAACAGAAGCTAGCTAAACAGCAGCTAGCTAGGAAGAAAGAACTTGACACACACAAGACTTTTTTCATCGCAGGTTTTCAGTaggtttgtggtcattttaaatTAGCTTGTTAATGTTTGATGTTAATTATTTGTCCTCGGGGTTTGAATTTCTGACAACTGCCAATGACTGCATCAGTGTTTCACAGCCAACCAAGAAGTTCAAGATGTCGGACCTTCTCACAAGCAAATAGACTCATGATTGGACTTGGAATTCATTCAGTAATGATGCTTTAAACTACAAATACTGGCAAAACATTCAATTACATTATTCCAAGAATATAGTACTTAGTACtaccaaataataaaataatgattatacaaatattttgaaatctaatttattttacatgtttataaCAGTTCCCCCATAATGCAATCAACTAACCACGTTTTTACACTGTATTTGACAATCATGCTGTGATTATAATTACatataattacatattttaGTACCTAATGTACTTGAATTGTAAATGAACATTTCACATAACAATCTTAATTAAAGGTCCACTTAcaagctttttttctgaagcGTTAAGGGTCTTCGGCAGATTACAAACTTTATCTGCTGAAGTAGGCCATGGGATTTAGTTGAGAGCTCAGGAAAAAAACTAGCCAGTGGACTTTGTTTTAATATATCATGCATATTTACTATTAATTTTAAGGCCACATTTGAGTTGAACTTTGGTGCTCAACTCAAATGAACATGTTTTCTAGGAATTCCTGCTGTCTTGCCAACTTACGTATTCCTGAGTGAAATCGATGAGGTTCTGTAGATCGATGTCGTCTCGGTAAGCCCGGATGTTATTGTTGATGAACAGGTTGAGCTGGTCTTTAATCCAGTCCTTAAAGACAAATGCCAGGACTCCCGTCGTCAACTCCAAGAAAAAGATGATTCCCAGAAACACAGAGAACTAcaacagaaagaagaggaaaaagagaagatgacAAATTCACGCTTGCATTTGTAGAACGTTGGATTTTCAGATCATTCATCTTTGCGTGCAGATTGGAACATGTTTTTATCATGGAACATACAAACTTAAGCAGAAAGGTGTTTTCTCGCAGCGCTCCAATGCATCCGGCAAAGCCCAGAATAAACATGACCCCTCCGACCACCATGAAGAGCCAGACTGGGTCCAGACCCCCCAGGTCAGTGATGGATGAGATGTTGGACAGAACCCCCTAGAGCAAGGAGACAGAGCACAACAACACACTCAGTCTGAGCCAGGCAGCTGCGTCTCTGTCAGGACAGAACACATGCTTGCCAATAGGGTTGCAGTGACATAAGAGAGGACGGAACTTGAATGAACTCTGAGGGGAGGTAAGGCtgctgcaaaaatgtatttagaatACGTCACTGGATATTTGAGAATATGAACTGCTTCAGTGAGATTTTTTGATTAGAAGTGTTCTTAATTCTTATTTCTATCACCCTGATTTTCATGGTGGTTTCAAATAACAATGATTTGttaaacacacaatatataaaatTTGAAAGTTTGAATCTAGTTTTAAACTTAATAGGgttgttttaaactttttttttaactgccttCACAAGGGTAAAATTCTGCAAACACTGGATAACTgaaattttaaagctgcattaattgattttttgcCCACTAGAGGGCAGCGGAACAAGCTGCTAGGAGCTCAACACTTTTCGCTAGTTGCTAACTTCATCCGTCTGCTGTTAGCAttcagtgggtttatcagagcttgttggctgaaaacagcagcctgctCTTAGTATAAAATGAGATTAATCAGACTGGAGTTCGCAGGTTGTACAACCAAGACAACATGCAAAAAGAGACTAAAATGCTATGTAGGCCCATGGCGGAGCTGCAGAGAGGGTGATccttctctgtgggttcatcactacaaggACTTGTATATTACACATAACTATTTGCTTcgttgttaatataaaatattgattattgcagctttaattggAATAAATAGTGGCATAAAAATTGTAATGATAAATGGAGCATTAAATTGGGGaatgtttgtttaaatcagGAAGATTATCAGTATCATACTGGCCTTTAGTAAAAACCCTTTTTGGTCAAAAGGCAAAAGATCAATTAAATTTCAACagattttaattataaaatatgaaaatatatataaatataaaaaacctGTCACAATACTGTATCTCTATTTTCCAGGGATAACTCAGAGCATCTGTACTCACCTTCTCACTCCATGCCCATAATCCAATTCCAACTAAGGCCATGCCCAGCAGCTGCAAAAAAACAGTCATGACATATAACTGTGAAAATGTGGCGACATGAGGGCATTCTGTGACATtgttattaaatgaaaatacagaaacattttcctCTGAGGCCACTGTGACCCTGTGAAGTGGCCTCTGTTACAGTTGCCCGGTTCCTGTCTGCCCTTAGCCTTAGCCATTATCTCATAGTGGCATTTactgtgtttacagtatgtctCAAAACTGTATATAAGTCAGTGTGCATATAAGTCACTTTCATGGGGTTTGAGAAACTCATGCCCTCCAGACTAGAGCTAGTATTGCTGACTCAACTAccaccattttaaaaaagaaggtTGTGATTTATTTGGGAGTTGGAAGTCTAAGCTTGTTATCTTAGTTATGTAATTTGTATTATATAGTTTTGCCGACTGACTAAACCAAAATGAGATAAGAATAATAGTTGCAATCGCTAAgtcaaaaaagagaaacacattttatttgtcacGATGTAATTTCtcctactgtatattttttttatagtgtatTGACCCTTACAGTAACATCACAATGATAGTTTCAAATGTGAGCATTTTTTACACTTTCATCTGACACTTTTTTTATGTGCACATTATTATCACAGTGGTAGTGgtggaaaaaatgtttcctccaaCAACCATTATGCACGactattagggctgcaactaatggttattttcatcatcaattaatctgatgactattttttcatttatcgTTTTAGCTACAAAATGACAGTATATTGCccgttataatttcccagagttcaaggtgacgtcttcaaatgtttaattttgtgtgaccaacagtccaaaatccaaagatatttcagtttactttggtgaaaaagaaaagcatcaaatcctcatatttgggAAGctagaaacagcaaatatttgacatgtttgtATGTTAAGAATGACAAAACAATTATTCGATTATCACAAtagtattttgataatttaacTGCACTCATAAtagatgaattttctgtcaaatctAATCATCATTCATTGACTAATTGTAGCAGCTCTAATGacaatattatttaatataGGAAAACTTCCATAAAATAAGCCAAAAGGTCACATGTTTAGTATTGAGTTTTCTCCTATcatttatacaaaataaatagcCTATAAAAACAGGCAACAATGTATTGACAATAGAGCTGCTTGTTTCACATGAAGTcattcaacagaaaattcacTGGCAACTCCTGATAACTGGTTAattattgaaatcatttttcaagtaaaacaGCCAAAAACTTGATTGTTCCAGGTTCTCAATGTGAGaattgctgtttttcttagtCTTATAGTTTAGTACATTGAATAATTTTGATGTATtcaactgttggttggacaaaacaagacatctgatgaCATTACGTTGGGCTCTTGGATACTGTGTGCacatttttcatggttttcaaatattttttggccatgcaattaatcgattaatcaagaaaataatttgaagattaatcaataatgaaattcATTATTGGCTGCAgcagaaattatgttttctaGACATTTGGagaatgtattatttcacttatgaatttaatttaagttaTGATTTAATTTAGAAAGTCTTGGAAAATGTTATACCTGACCTCGTGCTCTCCTGTTATTTATGACCAGTATGTATATAGATAAGCAAAAATgtgattagagctgaaacagcgATGTAATCCATTAGTCACTGGGCAGAAAATTCATGGGTCACAAATTCTGATTATCAACTGAAaaccatcttgcgatgggatcacacacCCGTCAACATTCTGATgttccaacccatgagtactctGTAGTCATTACTTCATTATAACATGAGTACTCTGTAGTCATTACTTCATTAAaacatgagtactcggtagtaattattacattataGCATTAGCACTCAGTAGTTATTACTTCATTAtaacatgagtactcagtagtcattactacattattacatgaataCTCTGTAGTAattattacacgagtactcaGAAGTCatcactacattattacatgagtactcagtagttatTACTGCATTACAACATGAGTACTCTGTACTTATTACTGCATTACAACACGAGTACTCTGTAGTCATTACTaaattattacatgagtactctgTAGTcatcattacattattacatgagtactcagtagacattactacattattacataagTACTCTGTAGtaattattacatgagtactcagtagtcattacttcattattacatgagtactcagtagtcattacttcattattacatgagtactcagtactaATGGATCTGCCCACACCCGTCTTCGAtctcggccttcattttgatctcaactacacacctgtgaAGTTTCGTGACTGTATCTGGCACAGTTGTGACGCTATCATGTTGACAAAATCtgcccacagacagacagacagaaaaacatctgccaaagtacagtaggtgtctccagggccacattttgccatgatgaaacacaaacaaacacacacacacacacacacacacacacacacacacaaggtgaaaacaataccagccccGCGGAGTTTTCAAGTAATAATGAAAACcccagaggaaagaaaatactgGCTCCAGCCTCTCAGCTGTCATACTAACTGTGGGTTTAAGGCTGTCGTTCAGACAGAACAGGCTATTTGAACCTGACAGTGAGGGAACTTGTGACAGGCActtctcactgttttctgacatattCTTCGGATTCATCGACcatgaaaataactgacagCATCTCAGCCTAATTTACACGCAGGTGATTCCCACATTTGACACTGCATTGACATGAATGGCGTTAAACAAGACATCAtgtctacatgtatatatatatacatatatacataaacgAGGAATTTATTCCTGTTGTGTGCTGCAGTCAGTGCAGTGTGTCTGTGGTATGAATGTGTCAGCTGGATGATAAGCCTGCAGCCCGGCACCGAGCCGCTGAGCTGTCATTAGTTCGCTACAAAAAGCCGATTAGCTCCGTAGTGAACCGAGCGGCAGCTGCTTGTACCCGAACGTTTCTGGACTATTCAAACAGAACGGGAGAATAACGCACCGCCCTGACCCTTGATATGAACTTGAAAGATAACGGACCCGTGCTAAAGATTCTGATGACGACTCGGGCCTTCCTCCCTATTGGCCACTGGGCACGATAATAACCGAAGTGTACCGGACAG is a window of Xiphias gladius isolate SHS-SW01 ecotype Sanya breed wild chromosome 12, ASM1685928v1, whole genome shotgun sequence DNA encoding:
- the tspan5a gene encoding tetraspanin-5a isoform X1, with translation MSGNHFKGHEVSCCIKYFIFGFNILFWLLGMALVGIGLWAWSEKGVLSNISSITDLGGLDPVWLFMVVGGVMFILGFAGCIGALRENTFLLKFFSVFLGIIFFLELTTGVLAFVFKDWIKDQLNLFINNNIRAYRDDIDLQNLIDFTQEYWECCGAFGADDWNLNIYFNCTDGNPSREKCGVPFSCCTKDPAEDVINTQCGYDIRAKPDSEQKDYINVKGCVPQFEKWLQDNLTLVAGIFIGVALLQIFGICLAQNLVSDIEAVRASWVPPPLSMRRLPPPSSKKASAYYS
- the tspan5a gene encoding tetraspanin-5a isoform X2; the encoded protein is MSGNHFKGHEVSCCIKYFIFGFNILFWLLGMALVGIGLWAWSEKGVLSNISSITDLGGLDPVWLFMVVGGVMFILGFAGCIGALRENTFLLKFFSVFLGIIFFLELTTGVLAFVFKDWIKDQLNLFINNNIRAYRDDIDLQNLIDFTQEYWECCGAFGADDWNLNIYFNCTDGNPSREKCGVPFSCCTKDPAEDVINTQCGYDIRAKPDSEQKDYINVKGCVPQFEKWLQDNLTLVAGIFIGVALLQIFGICLAQNLVSDIEAVRASCQSLNTPP
- the tspan5a gene encoding tetraspanin-5a isoform X3 encodes the protein MSGNHFKGHEVSCCIKYFIFGFNILFWLLGMALVGIGLWAWSEKGVLSNISSITDLGGLDPVWLFMVVGGVMFILGFAGCIGALRENTFLLKFFSVFLGIIFFLELTTGVLAFVFKDWIKDQLNLFINNNIRAYRDDIDLQNLIDFTQEYWECCGAFGADDWNLNIYFNCTDGNPSREKCGVPFSCCTKDPAEDVINTQCGYDIRAKPDSEQKDYINVKGCVPQFEKWLQDNLTLVAGIFIGVALLQIFGICLAQNLVSDIEAVRASCFFT